One stretch of Solenopsis invicta isolate M01_SB chromosome 16, UNIL_Sinv_3.0, whole genome shotgun sequence DNA includes these proteins:
- the LOC105206648 gene encoding ADP-ribosylation factor-like protein 3, with product MGLLAILRKLRANPDKELRLLLLGLDNAGKTTILKSLASEDITQVTPTQGFNIKSVQSEGFKLNVWDIGGARKIRPYWRNYFENTDVLIYVVDSADIKRLEETGQELSELLLEEKLRGVPLLVYANKQDLGHAVTAAEIAEGLGLHNIKDRDWQIQSCIATEGKGVKEGLEWACKNIKRK from the exons ATG GGTCTGCTTGCTATTTTACGGAAATTACGAGCAAATCCTGATAAAGAGCTACGATTGTTGCTGTTGGGTCTGGACAATGCCGGAAAGACGACTATCTTGAAATCTTTGGCAAGCGAAGATATCACGCAG gTGACTCCAACACaaggttttaatataaaaagtgttCAGAGCGAGGGTTTCAAATTGAACGTTTGGGATATCGGTGGAGCTAGAAAAATTCGACCTTATTGGCGAAATTATTTCGAAAACACGGATGTACTC ATTTACGTCGTTGATAGTGCGGATATCAAAAGGCTGGAGGAAACGGGACAGGAATTGTCAGAACTTCTACTAGAAGAAAAGCTACGCGGAGTGCCATTGTTAGTATATGCGAATAAACAAGACCTGGGACACGCCGTGACGGCAGCCGAAATAGCagagggacttggtttacacaATATTAAGGATCGTGATTGGCAAATACAATCGTGCATCGCTACCGAGGGCAAGGGCGTGAAG gAAGGTTTAGAGTGGGCATGCAAGAACATTAAAAGGAAGTAG
- the LOC105206655 gene encoding RCC1 domain-containing protein 1, whose protein sequence is MLVYYTGLNASPLFSDQDEIVTSISYLTQISFPGITDIEIGWNYFLLWQDTKLYITGKISEKDDKNRPRLMQIPKESSGSCKIAVPGRDSVVVLSTRDEIWKYKIYDDSWHKVTLFISNNDDVQAEHAIKLSQAGCTVVLTNLGRVFNAPLLAEIPKRVRFVDLACGFDHTILLAENGDVYSMGMGIRGQLGHNELEDCENPKLIEALAGLKVIQISAGGWHSAVITDQGDLYTWGWNSNGELGIESKDKKVYAVPTLIDFKNDRGETIEVNVKKVECGNCFTVCLTDDSCFWGCGANKYGQLGKLQQNFENPYNFVKLDIQSLDPKTVKNFKCREWGMAMITE, encoded by the exons ATGCTAGTATATTATACTGGCTTAAATGCCAGTCCACTCTTTTCCGACCAGGATGAGATTGTCACATCAATATCGTATTTGACTCAAATTTCATTTCCTGGAATCACAGACATTGAGATTGGTTGGAATTATTTTCTTCTGTGGCAagatacaaaattgtatatcaCTGGTAAAATCAGtgaaaaagatgataaaaacaGACCGCGTTTAATGCAAATTCCAAAGGAGTCATCGGGAAG CTGTAAAATAGCTGTTCCTGGTCGGGACAGCGTAGTTGTTTTGTCCACACGTGATGAAATCTGGAAATACAAGATATACGATGATTCCTGGCATAAAGTAACACTTTTTATTTCCAACAACGATGACGTACAAGCTGAACATGCCATCAAACTATCGCAAGCAGGATGCACAGTAGTTTTAACTAATTTAG gacGAGTATTTAACGCTCCCCTTTTGGCTGAGATACCAAAGAGAGTCAGGTTTGTTGATCTTGCCTGTGGTTTTGACCATACCATTTTACTAGCAGAGAATGGTGATGTATACTCAATGGGGATGGGAAT ACGTGGTCAGTTAGGGCACAATGAATTAGAAGATTGTGAAAATCCGAAACTTATTGAGGCTCTAGCAGGTCTGAAAGTAATACAGATATCTGCGGGTGGTTGGCATTCTGCCGTAATCACTGATCAG gGTGATCTTTACACTTGGGGATGGAATTCAAATGGCGAATTAGGAATTGAGAGCAAAGACAAAAAAGTTTACGCCGTTCCGactttaatagattttaaaaacgACAGAGGAGAGACTATAGAagttaatgttaaaaaagtcGAATGTGGAAATTGCTTCACTGTATGTTTGACAG ACGATAGCTGCTTTTGGGGGTGTGGCGCTAACAAGTACGGTCAACTAGGAAAACTTCaacaaaactttgaaaatccGTATAATTTTGTCAAGTTGGATATTCAATCGCTAGATCCTAAAACAGTGAAAAACTTCAAATGTCGCGAGTGGGGTATGGCGATGATTACAGagtga
- the LOC105206664 gene encoding uncharacterized protein LOC105206664 isoform X1, whose amino-acid sequence MFEGIMYMPTLPNAFNSLVGKTVRIETEKPQYIIELLGDLLGVEDYKTNKAAFWFLDAIALQVLRYKNCLDDHYRSVLISWLAGEMKLIRDRKLLREDFFKEMRILFLCVTEKLSSNDRLLHWDEYSKIMSQNPSTDASANNEAEYLITNKLSEKELITKDDKYMSQENKFFFLERELKDHNSSNSAINNLQERSSMNVKTSENLRTDVFANSNTAIGTFNLTNPSDVLDIIVEATYNMYANELRYALIYAVFAQPIQVQIFHMPHTVRLPRQIKLADPGGTFDLQLRERLEKIAESQRINGEKVKGKKMIHDTRKEQMVKEMEIPPPPPPSIIELEKLAYNRQFILPLIEANEAMQIFDMHAGNM is encoded by the exons ATGTTCGAAGGGATTATGTACATGCCGACTCTTCCAAACGCTTTTAACAGTCTCGTTGGAAAGACGGTGAGGATCGAAACGGAGAAGCCGCAATATATCATCGA ATTATTAGGTGATCTTTTGGGAGTTGAAGACTACAAGACGAATAAAGCTGCTTTCTGGTTTTTGGACGCTATAGCTCTTCAAGTTCTACGTTACAAAAATTGTCTAGATGATCATTATAGAAGTGTATTAATTAGCTGGCTGGCTGgagaaatgaaattaattcgAG ATAGGAAGTTACTTCGCGAGGACTTTTTTAAGGAAATGAGAATATTATTTCTCTGTGTTACTGAAAAATTATCTAGTAACGATCGATTGCTACATTGGGatgaatattctaaaattatgtCACAAAATCCTTCCACCGATGCATCTGCCAATAATGAAGCGGAATATTTAATTACGAATAAATTATCTGAAAAGGAATTAATTACAAAAGATGACAAATATATGTctcaagaaaacaaatttttctttctcgaaCGAGAATTGAAAGATCATAACAGTTCAAACAg tgcaataaataatttgcaagaAAGGTCATCGATGAACGTCAAAACTTCAGAGAATTTGCGAACAGATGTATTCGCAAATTCAAACACAGCTATtggaacttttaatttaacaaatccAAGCGATGTCCTGGATATAATTGTTGAAGCGACATACAACAT GTACGCTAATGAATTGCGGTATGCCCTTATATATGCAGTTTTTGCACAACCAATACAGGTACAAATCTTTCATATGCCTCACACTGTTCGATTACCACGTCAAATTAAACTCGCAGATCCTGGAGGAACATTTGATTTACAGCTTCGCGAACGATTGGAAAAAATTGCTGAAAGTCAAAGAATAAATGGCGAAAAGGTTAAAG GAAAGAAAATGATTCATGATACGAGAAAAGAGCAAATGGTTAAAGAAATGGAAATTCCTCCGCCACCACCACCTTCGATAATTGAATTAGAAAAGTTAGCCTACAATCGTCAATTTATTCTACCGCTAATAGAGGCAAATGAAGCAATGCAGATCTTTGATATGCATGCAGGGAATATGTAA
- the LOC105206664 gene encoding uncharacterized protein LOC105206664 isoform X2 has protein sequence MFEGIMYMPTLPNAFNSLVGKTVRIETEKPQYIIELLGDLLGVEDYKTNKAAFWFLDAIALQVLRYKNCLDDHYRSVLISWLAGEMKLIRDRKLLREDFFKEMRILFLCVTEKLSSNDRLLHWDEYSKIMSQNPSTDASANNEAEYLITNKLSEKELITKDDKYMSQENKFFFLERELKDHNSSNSAINNLQERSSMNVKTSENLRTDVFANSNTAIGTFNLTNPSDVLDIIVEATYNMYANELRYALIYAVFAQPIQVQIFHMPHTVRLPRQIKLADPGGTFDLQLRERLEKIAESQRINGEKVKGKRKENDS, from the exons ATGTTCGAAGGGATTATGTACATGCCGACTCTTCCAAACGCTTTTAACAGTCTCGTTGGAAAGACGGTGAGGATCGAAACGGAGAAGCCGCAATATATCATCGA ATTATTAGGTGATCTTTTGGGAGTTGAAGACTACAAGACGAATAAAGCTGCTTTCTGGTTTTTGGACGCTATAGCTCTTCAAGTTCTACGTTACAAAAATTGTCTAGATGATCATTATAGAAGTGTATTAATTAGCTGGCTGGCTGgagaaatgaaattaattcgAG ATAGGAAGTTACTTCGCGAGGACTTTTTTAAGGAAATGAGAATATTATTTCTCTGTGTTACTGAAAAATTATCTAGTAACGATCGATTGCTACATTGGGatgaatattctaaaattatgtCACAAAATCCTTCCACCGATGCATCTGCCAATAATGAAGCGGAATATTTAATTACGAATAAATTATCTGAAAAGGAATTAATTACAAAAGATGACAAATATATGTctcaagaaaacaaatttttctttctcgaaCGAGAATTGAAAGATCATAACAGTTCAAACAg tgcaataaataatttgcaagaAAGGTCATCGATGAACGTCAAAACTTCAGAGAATTTGCGAACAGATGTATTCGCAAATTCAAACACAGCTATtggaacttttaatttaacaaatccAAGCGATGTCCTGGATATAATTGTTGAAGCGACATACAACAT GTACGCTAATGAATTGCGGTATGCCCTTATATATGCAGTTTTTGCACAACCAATACAGGTACAAATCTTTCATATGCCTCACACTGTTCGATTACCACGTCAAATTAAACTCGCAGATCCTGGAGGAACATTTGATTTACAGCTTCGCGAACGATTGGAAAAAATTGCTGAAAGTCAAAGAATAAATGGCGAAAAGGTTAAAGGTAAACG GAAAGAAAATGATTCATGA